The following nucleotide sequence is from Puntigrus tetrazona isolate hp1 chromosome 12, ASM1883169v1, whole genome shotgun sequence.
acattacattaacatatttGATCATATTGGAATACATTTTCTATGGATGCTGCTGTTAACATGTAAGACATTCTGCTGCTGCACGtgtgaaaaatatatgaaattacCTACAACATACCTATACAGGTGGTGCTGTGGAAGAtggagggtttctgaagtgTACAACAAACAGCTACAGCAAACATTGGccaaatatttgaatgtcaagcagcaagctcattggctgaTGATGTTGTGATTATATGAGACCTTACAGAGTTAGGACATATCGGCCTGAGCCATCTAATGTTTCATGGCAGAACTTTATATTAACCTGTTAACTATAATCCCGGCCCCTCTGTGGGCCCCCTAAGTTTACGTCATCTAATCATGACAAACTAAATATCGTTGGAAAGGTCTatgacttttaaataaatatttactgctTTATTGTTAGAAAATTATGTAGGAAAGGTAATAGATTCATTTGAGAAAAGAGTTCAGACTTTTGTCACAAAAACGTCTTCTTCGTTgtctttttctctattttaattatttatttatttttttaattattttaaattcagacATTACATTACCATGAAAATTATACATCAAAAcgttacaaaatgttttttgatacatgaattataaaaatgtgcaccTTAATGTCTATGTTAACAGGTTAAATGTGTAGAAGCAGGATCATGTACCTGACCTGAACAATCCTGAAGCATTGGTGACCAGCAACTCATAGTTATGTCCTTCCTGGAGTTGCTCCATTAGGAGAGTTTTGGGCCGCGCCGAATCCAGATCCCCCACTGGTATAAACTCATAGAACATGGAGCGAGGACTCAGCAGATATTGTCTGCTCTCCTGCTGAGGCCACAGGTTCACACCTATCAGGCCTGAAACATGAACATAAACCATTATATACTACTAATGTATGCGTGTGAACTATACTTTATGTAGGTACATGGCCCATTTACAGTTATTGTGCTGGGGAGAGTTTCCAAAAAGCATTTATAGTTCCATTGACCTTTGCCGGTAATAACAGAACTAGTATTAgcttttgggaaacacaccAGAGGATAGTGCAAGGCTTATTTCGAAGATAtcagaaatattataattatgtcAAACTTCTGACCAGTAGTACACCTTCaaacttttttatgcattctgtAATCTGCAACATAACCTTTCCAACCCAGCTCTTGGAAAAGAATACTGTAACCCAAAAACCTATGAtgtattacttatttaaaatatcaccaTCCAGTTCAGAAATGTACACACATGCATCcatatacaaacacaccttCAGTGGCAGCGTAGAAAGGGGAGTAGAACGGGACACCTTTACAGTAGTGCTGCCGTAACATCTCCCCATAAATCTGGTTGGAGCCTGAGTCCACTGTCAGAACCAGGTGTAGTTGGGGCCATATCCTGAGTGCGATTCCCTCAAAGCCCTTTTCAAACTGGGCTGTGAGCTCAGCAGCTCTCTCTGGATCCGGCTTCATCACTTTCTCTAGGGCACAGCGCACATCAGCCTTCAGGTTCAGTCTGGAGCTGATCATGCCCACTTCCACATCCACTACAAGATCTTTCCAATGTTCCTgaatgcagacagacagattggTACTTGGGATCTTTCTGTTCTATTCAGTGtcagttataaaaaatataatcagaCAAATCTGGAAGTGGGGCAACAAGCATTTTCAAAAGTAACATGCAGCTTGTTTCcaaatttgtttgaaaaaaacagtatttattaattttaacatgTACAGAGTGGGGGCAAacaaatggtttaaaatgaattGAGCATTATGCCTTGGTCACTAATCAAATAAGCTAATTATTTATCCCCGTTTACCTTACAGCATAAGGTATACAGACATAAACAGAAGCATTTTCTCAGTTTCTAAGATCTCAGATTTTTGGAACGCACTGTACAGTACCTGAAGGGCTCTGAAGGCATAAAAGACGGTAGAGCAGAAGTTGGATTCCAGCATGCCAAGATTGTGGTCCTTCAGCCCATACAGCAGATGGAGATATAACGCATCTCTCTCATTCAGCACCTACAGACAAATCCAGCAGTGTCTTTTACATTCTATTAATTAGTGTTCTAATCAGATCTTTGGTAAACAAATTATTAGTTTAGGCTCTTTTAAACAAGTTGACTTCCAGTGCATTCGCAACAGGATTGTGGACTTGAGTTGCATGACTTATACTTGACTTAGATTGAAGTAATAGCATATTCAATCATAATAACCAAACATTATCTAAGACATGAGACTTTTTACATTGCTGTTCATTTGGagcaaaaactgcattttctgtTTCCAACGTTCTAAGATCATCTGTCAAAGTTGATAcagataaaaagtaaataaaacctctgaaaataacattatatcagtAAATACTAAATGACAGATGAAATTGTAACCAAGATGTTTTTTTGGCAATGGAGTGGTTAACACAGGACAAGTGGGGTAAGTTTTACtgcaataaataatactgtttgACCTGCTTTGGATATTTAGTTTATGACctattaaaatctattaattaataattatttagcctataaatatgttaaaacaatgaaacaattttaatatttcacggatttaaattaattaaaccttGACTAAAACCTTGACTATTTTCTATACAAGAATCatgtttgtaattttattttttttaaatatatgctatagattaaaaaaaaaagaaaaagaaaagataaaaaagacattttacacttttggACTGCCGATTTTGCATAGATTGCTTGCCGCttcaaaatcatttgaaaaagaaagCTCCAATGATAAGATTAAAGGGTTTATGTTAAATtctatcacaaaaaaaatatgtatttgtaacgACGTTGTATTACGCTGTGTTACGCCGTGGACGAGtgctttgtaaaatgaatggatAGAGGATTCAGCCGCGGGCGCCATCTTTTGGCAAAACACGGGAATTCATTCGCCGCGCGACACTCCCACTGCATTGTGGGGATTTTCTAGCCTTTGAATGTACATCGGGTTGTTCATTCGTTTTTGTGGTGCAGCGAGAGTTTGAATGAGTGGACATGAGAACGTCCACTATGGTTTCAGACACCGCTTAAGATGACCGTCCCCTCAAATAGTGCCCTATTTGAGGGTATAAGGGGCGATTTCATTTACAAACTATGTTTAAAACACACTGTCTTTTGCCTAAGTtctaacatatataaaataaaatgcattaaaattctCTTTAATGGAACTTCGTTTGTTTTCAAATATCAGAAAAGCATCAAGCAACACTGTTTTCAACTAAAAACAGAACACGTGTCATGAATTTTAGCCATTCATTTACACAACAACAGTATTCCTGGGGGCTCATTTGTGGTAATGTGCTTTGACACCTGCTAGAAGAGCTGAGTTATTTCCATCAGCATGTAGCACTATTATCATAATATCAAGCTAAATTCATATTAATCTCCCACCTACCTGATAGACGGGTGCTGGCGTGGTGTACAGATGCAGCATGTGTTTAGAAGAGGCAGGTGTTGAGGAGTTAGGGCCGATAGGAATACCTGCCTCACTCTGACGAAAAATGGGTGAGTAAAAGAGCTTCAGGGTTTGCTGGAGACAGCCGGTAGCTGGAAAGGCTTGTCTCATGGCATCTAGACAAACTGTCACCCCCTGCCagaaaatgcacagaaataatAGATGGTTTCCTCTCGAGACCTTTAAAAAACATAGTCTTGACAATCTATTGGATTCGTTGCTACctgctaaattatattttatattactttcaTTGACCAAAATATGTGTTAAATTAGTTTGATATTCATGTCACTTGTTGCTATTTGGTTTGTATTGACCTATTACTTGTAAACAAGCATTACGGAATCTGACTTTGTACTTTATACATATCTTTCCCCAGCCTTTTGTACAGCAAATCATATCGAATAACGCACTTGGCCAACAGAAATACAGGGAGAGGGTTTGAGAAATTATTTTCTTGAGGAAATTTAGCTATTAAGTGTTCGGTGCCATAAGTAATGCAGACATTTCTTTGTACTTTGTACAGCTGTGTATGAGCTGTGACCTGTAGGAAGAATTCTGTATTGGTGTCTTTGGTGCTCAAAAGCATACGGCTGGACCCAGATGTTCCTGATGTCATTGCCAGAATAAGAGGCTTTTCCGATATTAAAACATTCTGCTCTCCTTTAGCCACACGCTCCACAAACTTTTCATAATGGTCGTAATCCGTGATCGGATGGCGCTGTTGAAATGTTTCTACATCTGAAATGATACAATGACAACTGtcatacatttcataaaaatatggtAGCACACCTCACTGGTTATTTCCTTTTCATAGAAGCAAACGCAAATACACTGCACAcaacaatatacattttctgtatcCTATACACATATGACtctattaaatgttaaatgaaaaaaattaactataTCCTATGTGCTGACAGACCCTTCAAAAATTtgggtggaaaaaaaactattaaattagtaattaaatttaatattaaataaatattctatcAATCTGCcttctaataagcaactaatagcaACTAAccgtataaaaaaattactacatTTGTAAAGCTATCACAAATCTCATTTTTGCTTCGTCATTACTGGGTATGGAgcttaaactgataaaaaaataaataaacaaagcctTTTGGCAAAAGTCCAATGCAGAgcaaattttaagaaaaaaatggtaaatgttaaacctgtgttttgtttgtttttgtttttaaatgagcaaTCTTGATGAAattagtaagaaaaaaatataattaatttaaacgtaaacaaaaaatacatataaaatagttgaaaatgttttgttgattCTTTAATATTGCAATTAGAATAACAAATAAAGGCACACATACTTTATTCTTTAGAGAGGTTGAactatttaacataaaaaatacctAGGAGGTTTTGAACTTTACTGTATCCAAACAATTAAAATCATACGATGTCAAAATTCTGATGATTGTGAAACCTAAGAAATAACACACACTTATGACCCTTTCTacagtacaataataa
It contains:
- the ghdc gene encoding GH3 domain-containing protein; translated protein: MRQTHQRYLWTILPCFVALLAVTITCAPVTAVSALLFLCVCCVALLWMIKIKDRSVSSLLAQYVAVKAVCWLGKRQRNRLEADTRDIHRVQEETLLKRLQKHSDTVYGKQYEFTSIKDVETFQQRHPITDYDHYEKFVERVAKGEQNVLISEKPLILAMTSGTSGSSRMLLSTKDTNTEFFLQGVTVCLDAMRQAFPATGCLQQTLKLFYSPIFRQSEAGIPIGPNSSTPASSKHMLHLYTTPAPVYQVLNERDALYLHLLYGLKDHNLGMLESNFCSTVFYAFRALQEHWKDLVVDVEVGMISSRLNLKADVRCALEKVMKPDPERAAELTAQFEKGFEGIALRIWPQLHLVLTVDSGSNQIYGEMLRQHYCKGVPFYSPFYAATEGLIGVNLWPQQESRQYLLSPRSMFYEFIPVGDLDSARPKTLLMEQLQEGHNYELLVTNASGLFRYRIGDVVKVVGFHNQCPKVKFEYRLGQMLSVRGEKVSETLFLGALKRAVTQWPGAKLIDYSCVESGVLGSASGIAQPHYLVFVELKGVRNLSEEQRYKLDHCLQEDSDIYRSFRIKGSIGPMRVQLVRDGTFQELKDRLMAFSSTSSNTFKMQRVIRRREFADFLLQRAFS